One Ricinus communis isolate WT05 ecotype wild-type chromosome 1, ASM1957865v1, whole genome shotgun sequence DNA window includes the following coding sequences:
- the LOC8262237 gene encoding endonuclease MutS2 isoform X3 — MVLYAAFGKWMTTLHASLAVNRNSSPSVNMRVKKKKKKNSKIYNLQQMKEGGVHYNSLKLLEWDKLCDSVSSFAGTSLGRQAIKVQLWSLNRNYEECLMLLRETNSAVEMHKHGSCRLDFSGIDLLLVKSGIEHARRALLVSANEAIAIATMLEYADILQLNLQAAINEDAGWYNRFVPLSQLIMELVINRPLVRMIHQVIDEDGSVKDSASSALKRSRDQVQILEKKLYQLMDSLIKNDVEESFLEVCNVKGRWCIKSGTNQLMKFKGLLLPSDSGAGSILEPLTAVPLNDELQRARESVAKAEADVLLMLTEKMQKDLDGIEKLLDDLIQLDIQKLQGDNGMSRGETDLDSSSSEIKVSALEQAHPVPVDFLIAQNSRVLVITGPNTGGKTICLKTVGLAAMMAKSGLYVLCSESVQLPWFDYILADIGDEQSLSQSLSTFSGHLKQISDIRSQSTNRSLVLLDEVGAGTNPLEGAALGMSLLESFAEDGALLTIATTHHSELKSLKYSNSAFENACMEFDEVNLKPTYKIIWGVPGRSNAINISEKLGLPDRVINIARELYGAASAEINEVIIDMERFKQEVQELLYEAQHQIRYAFIAYSICFP, encoded by the exons ATGGTACTGTATGCGGCATTTGGGAAGTGGATGACAACACTACACGCTTCTCTTGCGGTGAATAGAAATAGTAGCCCTTCTGTTAATATGAGagtcaagaagaagaagaagaagaattctaaaatttacaatttgCAGCAGATGAAAGAAGGCGGCGTTCATTATAACAgtcttaaattattagaatggGATAAGCTTTGTGATTCGGTCTCTTCCTTTGCTGGCACTTCCTTAGGTCGCCAAGCCATCAAA GTGCAATTATGGTCCCTCAATAGGAACTATGAGGAGTGTTTGATGCTTTTGCGAGAAACTAATTCGGCTGTGGAAATGCACAAGCATGGTTCTTGCCGCTTGGACTTTTCTGGCATTGACCTTCTTCTG GTGAAATCTGGCATTGAACATGCTCGGAGGGCTTTGCTAGTGAGTGCAAATGAAGCTATTGCTATAGCTACTATGCTAGAGTATGCTGATATTTTGCAGCTTAATCTTCAAGCTGCAATCAATGAAGATGCTGGTTGGTACAATCGTTTTGTGCCTCTTTCACAATTG ATAATGGAACTGGTGATAAATAGACCATTAGTTAGGATGATACATCAAGTTATAGATGAAGATGGCTCCGTCAAAGACTCTGCT AGTTCTGCCTTAAAAAGGTCACGTGATCAAGTTCAAATACTTGAAAAAAAG TTATATCAATTAATGGATAGCCTAATTAAGAATGATGTGGAAGAATCATTTCTG GAAGTGTGTAATGTCAAGGGGAGATGGTGTATAAAATCAGGGACTAATCAGTTGATGAAGTTCAAGGGTCTTTTGTTGCCCAG TGATTCAGGCGCAGGAAGCATTTTAGAACCACTCACAGCAGTTCCTTTGAATGATGAGCTGCAAAGGGCAAGAGAATCAGTGGCAAAAGCAGAGGCAGATGTGCTTTTGATGTTAACAGAAAAG ATGCAAAAGGATCTCGATGGTATTGAAAAACTATTGGACGATCTAATTCAACTAGATATA CAAAAACTCCAAGGGGATAATGGCATGTCGAGGGGAGAAACAGATCTAGATTCTTCATCCTCAGAAATAAAG GTGTCTGCACTGGAACAAGCACATCCAGTTCCAGTTGATTTTCTTATTGCTCAGAATTCAAGAGTCCTGGTTATAACTGGCCCTAACACTGGCGGAAAAACTATTTGCTTAAAGACAGTTGGATTAGCTGCCATGATGGCAAAATCAG GTCTTTATGTTTTGTGTTCTGAATCTGTACAACTCCCTTggtttgattatattttagcTGATATTGGTGATGAACAGTCCTTGTCTCAATCTTTATCTACATTCTCTGGTCACTTAAAGCAAATAAGT GACATTCGGTCTCAGTCAACAAACCGGTCTCTAGTGCTGCTAGATGAA GTTGGTGCGGGGACAAATCCACTCGAAGGAGCAGCACTGGGAATGTCACTGCTCGAGTCGTTTGCTGAGGATGGTGCTTTATTGACAATAGCTACAACACATCACAGTGAACTTAAATCTCTAAAGTACAG TAACAGTGCATTTGAAAATGCCTGTATGGAGTTTGATGAAGTGAATTTGAAGCCAACTTACAAAATTATCTGGGGAGTACCAG GTCGTTCAAATGCGATTAATATATCTGAAAAATTGGGACTTCCAGACAGAGTTATTAATATTGCGCGAGAACTATATGGCGCTGCTAGTGCAGAGATAAATGAG GTCATAATTGATATGGAACGATTCAAGCAAGAGGTGCAAGAGCTTTTATATGAGGCACAACATCAGATAAGGTATGCATTTATAGCATATTCTATTTGTTTTCCTTAG
- the LOC8262237 gene encoding endonuclease MutS2 isoform X2 codes for MVLYAAFGKWMTTLHASLAVNRNSSPSVNMRVKKKKKKNSKIYNLQQMKEGGVHYNSLKLLEWDKLCDSVSSFAGTSLGRQAIKVQLWSLNRNYEECLMLLRETNSAVEMHKHGSCRLDFSGIDLLLVKSGIEHARRALLVSANEAIAIATMLEYADILQLNLQAAINEDAGWYNRFVPLSQLIMELVINRPLVRMIHQVIDEDGSVKDSASSALKRSRDQVQILEKKLYQLMDSLIKNDVEESFLEVCNVKGRWCIKSGTNQLMKFKGLLLPSDSGAGSILEPLTAVPLNDELQRARESVAKAEADVLLMLTEKMQKDLDGIEKLLDDLIQLDIINARATYSLSFGGACPDLYLPEDMDGLFTAEASEMRALKGSNPLERKWILYMRKAYHPLLLQQHRQNLQKAQKDAKKATSVSALEQAHPVPVDFLIAQNSRVLVITGPNTGGKTICLKTVGLAAMMAKSGLYVLCSESVQLPWFDYILADIGDEQSLSQSLSTFSGHLKQISDIRSQSTNRSLVLLDEVGAGTNPLEGAALGMSLLESFAEDGALLTIATTHHSELKSLKYSNSAFENACMEFDEVNLKPTYKIIWGVPGRSNAINISEKLGLPDRVINIARELYGAASAEINEVIIDMERFKQEVQELLYEAQHQIRYAFIAYSICFP; via the exons ATGGTACTGTATGCGGCATTTGGGAAGTGGATGACAACACTACACGCTTCTCTTGCGGTGAATAGAAATAGTAGCCCTTCTGTTAATATGAGagtcaagaagaagaagaagaagaattctaaaatttacaatttgCAGCAGATGAAAGAAGGCGGCGTTCATTATAACAgtcttaaattattagaatggGATAAGCTTTGTGATTCGGTCTCTTCCTTTGCTGGCACTTCCTTAGGTCGCCAAGCCATCAAA GTGCAATTATGGTCCCTCAATAGGAACTATGAGGAGTGTTTGATGCTTTTGCGAGAAACTAATTCGGCTGTGGAAATGCACAAGCATGGTTCTTGCCGCTTGGACTTTTCTGGCATTGACCTTCTTCTG GTGAAATCTGGCATTGAACATGCTCGGAGGGCTTTGCTAGTGAGTGCAAATGAAGCTATTGCTATAGCTACTATGCTAGAGTATGCTGATATTTTGCAGCTTAATCTTCAAGCTGCAATCAATGAAGATGCTGGTTGGTACAATCGTTTTGTGCCTCTTTCACAATTG ATAATGGAACTGGTGATAAATAGACCATTAGTTAGGATGATACATCAAGTTATAGATGAAGATGGCTCCGTCAAAGACTCTGCT AGTTCTGCCTTAAAAAGGTCACGTGATCAAGTTCAAATACTTGAAAAAAAG TTATATCAATTAATGGATAGCCTAATTAAGAATGATGTGGAAGAATCATTTCTG GAAGTGTGTAATGTCAAGGGGAGATGGTGTATAAAATCAGGGACTAATCAGTTGATGAAGTTCAAGGGTCTTTTGTTGCCCAG TGATTCAGGCGCAGGAAGCATTTTAGAACCACTCACAGCAGTTCCTTTGAATGATGAGCTGCAAAGGGCAAGAGAATCAGTGGCAAAAGCAGAGGCAGATGTGCTTTTGATGTTAACAGAAAAG ATGCAAAAGGATCTCGATGGTATTGAAAAACTATTGGACGATCTAATTCAACTAGATATA ATCAATGCCCGAGCAACCTATAGTCTTTCATTTGGAGGTGCATGTCCAGATTTATATTTACCAGAAGACATGGATGGATTGTTCACTGCTGAAGCATCAGAGATGAGAGCTTTAAAAGGATCAAACCCCCTTGAGAGGAAATGGATATTATATATGCGTAAAGCTTATCATCCTTTATTGCTTCAGCAGCATAGGCAAAATCTTCAGAAGGCTCAGAAAGATGCAAAAAAGGCTACCTCT GTGTCTGCACTGGAACAAGCACATCCAGTTCCAGTTGATTTTCTTATTGCTCAGAATTCAAGAGTCCTGGTTATAACTGGCCCTAACACTGGCGGAAAAACTATTTGCTTAAAGACAGTTGGATTAGCTGCCATGATGGCAAAATCAG GTCTTTATGTTTTGTGTTCTGAATCTGTACAACTCCCTTggtttgattatattttagcTGATATTGGTGATGAACAGTCCTTGTCTCAATCTTTATCTACATTCTCTGGTCACTTAAAGCAAATAAGT GACATTCGGTCTCAGTCAACAAACCGGTCTCTAGTGCTGCTAGATGAA GTTGGTGCGGGGACAAATCCACTCGAAGGAGCAGCACTGGGAATGTCACTGCTCGAGTCGTTTGCTGAGGATGGTGCTTTATTGACAATAGCTACAACACATCACAGTGAACTTAAATCTCTAAAGTACAG TAACAGTGCATTTGAAAATGCCTGTATGGAGTTTGATGAAGTGAATTTGAAGCCAACTTACAAAATTATCTGGGGAGTACCAG GTCGTTCAAATGCGATTAATATATCTGAAAAATTGGGACTTCCAGACAGAGTTATTAATATTGCGCGAGAACTATATGGCGCTGCTAGTGCAGAGATAAATGAG GTCATAATTGATATGGAACGATTCAAGCAAGAGGTGCAAGAGCTTTTATATGAGGCACAACATCAGATAAGGTATGCATTTATAGCATATTCTATTTGTTTTCCTTAG
- the LOC8262237 gene encoding endonuclease MutS2 isoform X4 produces MVLYAAFGKWMTTLHASLAVNRNSSPSVNMRVKKKKKKNSKIYNLQQMKEGGVHYNSLKLLEWDKLCDSVSSFAGTSLGRQAIKVQLWSLNRNYEECLMLLRETNSAVEMHKHGSCRLDFSGIDLLLVKSGIEHARRALLVSANEAIAIATMLEYADILQLNLQAAINEDAGWYNRFVPLSQLIMELVINRPLVRMIHQVIDEDGSVKDSASSALKRSRDQVQILEKKLYQLMDSLIKNDVEESFLEVCNVKGRWCIKSGTNQLMKFKGLLLPSDSGAGSILEPLTAVPLNDELQRARESVAKAEADVLLMLTEKMQKDLDGIEKLLDDLIQLDIVSALEQAHPVPVDFLIAQNSRVLVITGPNTGGKTICLKTVGLAAMMAKSGLYVLCSESVQLPWFDYILADIGDEQSLSQSLSTFSGHLKQISDIRSQSTNRSLVLLDEVGAGTNPLEGAALGMSLLESFAEDGALLTIATTHHSELKSLKYSNSAFENACMEFDEVNLKPTYKIIWGVPGRSNAINISEKLGLPDRVINIARELYGAASAEINEVIIDMERFKQEVQELLYEAQHQIRYAFIAYSICFP; encoded by the exons ATGGTACTGTATGCGGCATTTGGGAAGTGGATGACAACACTACACGCTTCTCTTGCGGTGAATAGAAATAGTAGCCCTTCTGTTAATATGAGagtcaagaagaagaagaagaagaattctaaaatttacaatttgCAGCAGATGAAAGAAGGCGGCGTTCATTATAACAgtcttaaattattagaatggGATAAGCTTTGTGATTCGGTCTCTTCCTTTGCTGGCACTTCCTTAGGTCGCCAAGCCATCAAA GTGCAATTATGGTCCCTCAATAGGAACTATGAGGAGTGTTTGATGCTTTTGCGAGAAACTAATTCGGCTGTGGAAATGCACAAGCATGGTTCTTGCCGCTTGGACTTTTCTGGCATTGACCTTCTTCTG GTGAAATCTGGCATTGAACATGCTCGGAGGGCTTTGCTAGTGAGTGCAAATGAAGCTATTGCTATAGCTACTATGCTAGAGTATGCTGATATTTTGCAGCTTAATCTTCAAGCTGCAATCAATGAAGATGCTGGTTGGTACAATCGTTTTGTGCCTCTTTCACAATTG ATAATGGAACTGGTGATAAATAGACCATTAGTTAGGATGATACATCAAGTTATAGATGAAGATGGCTCCGTCAAAGACTCTGCT AGTTCTGCCTTAAAAAGGTCACGTGATCAAGTTCAAATACTTGAAAAAAAG TTATATCAATTAATGGATAGCCTAATTAAGAATGATGTGGAAGAATCATTTCTG GAAGTGTGTAATGTCAAGGGGAGATGGTGTATAAAATCAGGGACTAATCAGTTGATGAAGTTCAAGGGTCTTTTGTTGCCCAG TGATTCAGGCGCAGGAAGCATTTTAGAACCACTCACAGCAGTTCCTTTGAATGATGAGCTGCAAAGGGCAAGAGAATCAGTGGCAAAAGCAGAGGCAGATGTGCTTTTGATGTTAACAGAAAAG ATGCAAAAGGATCTCGATGGTATTGAAAAACTATTGGACGATCTAATTCAACTAGATATA GTGTCTGCACTGGAACAAGCACATCCAGTTCCAGTTGATTTTCTTATTGCTCAGAATTCAAGAGTCCTGGTTATAACTGGCCCTAACACTGGCGGAAAAACTATTTGCTTAAAGACAGTTGGATTAGCTGCCATGATGGCAAAATCAG GTCTTTATGTTTTGTGTTCTGAATCTGTACAACTCCCTTggtttgattatattttagcTGATATTGGTGATGAACAGTCCTTGTCTCAATCTTTATCTACATTCTCTGGTCACTTAAAGCAAATAAGT GACATTCGGTCTCAGTCAACAAACCGGTCTCTAGTGCTGCTAGATGAA GTTGGTGCGGGGACAAATCCACTCGAAGGAGCAGCACTGGGAATGTCACTGCTCGAGTCGTTTGCTGAGGATGGTGCTTTATTGACAATAGCTACAACACATCACAGTGAACTTAAATCTCTAAAGTACAG TAACAGTGCATTTGAAAATGCCTGTATGGAGTTTGATGAAGTGAATTTGAAGCCAACTTACAAAATTATCTGGGGAGTACCAG GTCGTTCAAATGCGATTAATATATCTGAAAAATTGGGACTTCCAGACAGAGTTATTAATATTGCGCGAGAACTATATGGCGCTGCTAGTGCAGAGATAAATGAG GTCATAATTGATATGGAACGATTCAAGCAAGAGGTGCAAGAGCTTTTATATGAGGCACAACATCAGATAAGGTATGCATTTATAGCATATTCTATTTGTTTTCCTTAG
- the LOC8262237 gene encoding endonuclease MutS2 isoform X1, giving the protein MVLYAAFGKWMTTLHASLAVNRNSSPSVNMRVKKKKKKNSKIYNLQQMKEGGVHYNSLKLLEWDKLCDSVSSFAGTSLGRQAIKVQLWSLNRNYEECLMLLRETNSAVEMHKHGSCRLDFSGIDLLLVKSGIEHARRALLVSANEAIAIATMLEYADILQLNLQAAINEDAGWYNRFVPLSQLIMELVINRPLVRMIHQVIDEDGSVKDSASSALKRSRDQVQILEKKLYQLMDSLIKNDVEESFLEVCNVKGRWCIKSGTNQLMKFKGLLLPSDSGAGSILEPLTAVPLNDELQRARESVAKAEADVLLMLTEKMQKDLDGIEKLLDDLIQLDIINARATYSLSFGGACPDLYLPEDMDGLFTAEASEMRALKGSNPLERKWILYMRKAYHPLLLQQHRQNLQKAQKDAKKATSQKLQGDNGMSRGETDLDSSSSEIKVSALEQAHPVPVDFLIAQNSRVLVITGPNTGGKTICLKTVGLAAMMAKSGLYVLCSESVQLPWFDYILADIGDEQSLSQSLSTFSGHLKQISDIRSQSTNRSLVLLDEVGAGTNPLEGAALGMSLLESFAEDGALLTIATTHHSELKSLKYSNSAFENACMEFDEVNLKPTYKIIWGVPGRSNAINISEKLGLPDRVINIARELYGAASAEINEVIIDMERFKQEVQELLYEAQHQIRYAFIAYSICFP; this is encoded by the exons ATGGTACTGTATGCGGCATTTGGGAAGTGGATGACAACACTACACGCTTCTCTTGCGGTGAATAGAAATAGTAGCCCTTCTGTTAATATGAGagtcaagaagaagaagaagaagaattctaaaatttacaatttgCAGCAGATGAAAGAAGGCGGCGTTCATTATAACAgtcttaaattattagaatggGATAAGCTTTGTGATTCGGTCTCTTCCTTTGCTGGCACTTCCTTAGGTCGCCAAGCCATCAAA GTGCAATTATGGTCCCTCAATAGGAACTATGAGGAGTGTTTGATGCTTTTGCGAGAAACTAATTCGGCTGTGGAAATGCACAAGCATGGTTCTTGCCGCTTGGACTTTTCTGGCATTGACCTTCTTCTG GTGAAATCTGGCATTGAACATGCTCGGAGGGCTTTGCTAGTGAGTGCAAATGAAGCTATTGCTATAGCTACTATGCTAGAGTATGCTGATATTTTGCAGCTTAATCTTCAAGCTGCAATCAATGAAGATGCTGGTTGGTACAATCGTTTTGTGCCTCTTTCACAATTG ATAATGGAACTGGTGATAAATAGACCATTAGTTAGGATGATACATCAAGTTATAGATGAAGATGGCTCCGTCAAAGACTCTGCT AGTTCTGCCTTAAAAAGGTCACGTGATCAAGTTCAAATACTTGAAAAAAAG TTATATCAATTAATGGATAGCCTAATTAAGAATGATGTGGAAGAATCATTTCTG GAAGTGTGTAATGTCAAGGGGAGATGGTGTATAAAATCAGGGACTAATCAGTTGATGAAGTTCAAGGGTCTTTTGTTGCCCAG TGATTCAGGCGCAGGAAGCATTTTAGAACCACTCACAGCAGTTCCTTTGAATGATGAGCTGCAAAGGGCAAGAGAATCAGTGGCAAAAGCAGAGGCAGATGTGCTTTTGATGTTAACAGAAAAG ATGCAAAAGGATCTCGATGGTATTGAAAAACTATTGGACGATCTAATTCAACTAGATATA ATCAATGCCCGAGCAACCTATAGTCTTTCATTTGGAGGTGCATGTCCAGATTTATATTTACCAGAAGACATGGATGGATTGTTCACTGCTGAAGCATCAGAGATGAGAGCTTTAAAAGGATCAAACCCCCTTGAGAGGAAATGGATATTATATATGCGTAAAGCTTATCATCCTTTATTGCTTCAGCAGCATAGGCAAAATCTTCAGAAGGCTCAGAAAGATGCAAAAAAGGCTACCTCT CAAAAACTCCAAGGGGATAATGGCATGTCGAGGGGAGAAACAGATCTAGATTCTTCATCCTCAGAAATAAAG GTGTCTGCACTGGAACAAGCACATCCAGTTCCAGTTGATTTTCTTATTGCTCAGAATTCAAGAGTCCTGGTTATAACTGGCCCTAACACTGGCGGAAAAACTATTTGCTTAAAGACAGTTGGATTAGCTGCCATGATGGCAAAATCAG GTCTTTATGTTTTGTGTTCTGAATCTGTACAACTCCCTTggtttgattatattttagcTGATATTGGTGATGAACAGTCCTTGTCTCAATCTTTATCTACATTCTCTGGTCACTTAAAGCAAATAAGT GACATTCGGTCTCAGTCAACAAACCGGTCTCTAGTGCTGCTAGATGAA GTTGGTGCGGGGACAAATCCACTCGAAGGAGCAGCACTGGGAATGTCACTGCTCGAGTCGTTTGCTGAGGATGGTGCTTTATTGACAATAGCTACAACACATCACAGTGAACTTAAATCTCTAAAGTACAG TAACAGTGCATTTGAAAATGCCTGTATGGAGTTTGATGAAGTGAATTTGAAGCCAACTTACAAAATTATCTGGGGAGTACCAG GTCGTTCAAATGCGATTAATATATCTGAAAAATTGGGACTTCCAGACAGAGTTATTAATATTGCGCGAGAACTATATGGCGCTGCTAGTGCAGAGATAAATGAG GTCATAATTGATATGGAACGATTCAAGCAAGAGGTGCAAGAGCTTTTATATGAGGCACAACATCAGATAAGGTATGCATTTATAGCATATTCTATTTGTTTTCCTTAG